In the Bacteroidales bacterium genome, CTGCCGGCAGGTAGGTCGTTTTTTAACAATTTAACAATGAAGCAATGAAACAATGAAACAATGTAATTAAATATAAAAAACAAAATTTCATAAGATAATAATATATAAAATGTCAAAATATAATAAATATGAATAACTGGATAAAAATTCAATCTTTCGGGAGAGTTCATCAAGCTCAACTTAGAAAAGATATATTAGAACAAAACAATATCAATTCTGTTATTATTAATGTAAAAGACAGTTTGTTTTTGATAGGCGATATTGACCTTTATGTTGAAAAAAAAAATGGAAAAAAGGCTAAAGCATTGATTGATGAATTCAGTGGTTTAACAAAAATAAATTCTTTTATTGATATGAAGCCTGTCTTACTTTTTCAGAAAGTATTACAAAACGGAGGAATTAATACGTCAATAAAAAGAAGAGACAGCCGAAAATACATGTTGGGTAATTATGAACTGTATATTGAAAATGAACATCTTGATGAGGTTATTCCATATTTAACCGGTGAAAAATTAGACGGGTGGAAAAGCCTTTTAGTTTGTTTTAAAATAAGGCAAACAAAATTTTATATTGATCTTTTGGCTGAAAATCTCATTAATTCAATTATTATTAAGAAAAAGGATTCTGATTATCATTTGGAGTTGATCAATATATATGTAAAAGAAGATGATTTTAAAAAAGCAGAGAAAGTAATTAATGAACTTAAAGGATATAAGCCGGTAAAAGAATCTGAAAATTTATCTGTTATTGAAAAAATTGAAGAATCATTGATTTCAAAGGAAATAAAAGCCCTGATAAAAAAGGAAAACAACAAGTTTAAACTATTTGTTGAAGATGAAAATTTTGATAATGCAAAAGAATTGATTAATATCGAAATTGAGTGGCTTGAACTTAAAACATTCTCCAATATAGCAAATGCAATGTATTATAAAAGCATAATGGATGTTGCAGGAATACCATCTGTTATATTAAATGAACAAGACAGTAGTTTTCTTTTAGGAGATATCGAATTGTTTGTTGAGAAAGAATATTTTAATAAGGCAAAAGAATTGATTGAAAACTTATGATAAATTATTATCTTGAAGAAAAATCTCATAATC is a window encoding:
- a CDS encoding DUF2007 domain-containing protein, which gives rise to MNNWIKIQSFGRVHQAQLRKDILEQNNINSVIINVKDSLFLIGDIDLYVEKKNGKKAKALIDEFSGLTKINSFIDMKPVLLFQKVLQNGGINTSIKRRDSRKYMLGNYELYIENEHLDEVIPYLTGEKLDGWKSLLVCFKIRQTKFYIDLLAENLINSIIIKKKDSDYHLELINIYVKEDDFKKAEKVINELKGYKPVKESENLSVIEKIEESLISKEIKALIKKENNKFKLFVEDENFDNAKELINIEIEWLELKTFSNIANAMYYKSIMDVAGIPSVILNEQDSSFLLGDIELFVEKEYFNKAKELIENL